A single window of Spirochaetota bacterium DNA harbors:
- the corA gene encoding magnesium/cobalt transporter CorA, translating to MRKLTGRVSKKKGLPPGTLVHVGDRKTEKTKILVIEYNENSYNICDTESITAFSSQIENPTVRWIDIVGIDRVDVVAEAGSVYDFHPLVMEDILNTSQRPKLDDWGDYSFIVLKALHYDEVSDEITAEQVSLVLKGDTVISFQEMEGDDFLPVIDRIINDRGRIRKLGADFLVYAIIDSIIDNYFGILERLGDRIEALEDELLSDPKRETIHRIHALKSEMIFLRKSVWPLREVITRLERGEGGAFSDSTIVYLKDIRDHIVQVIDTIELLRDMLSGMLDIYLTSVNNRLNEVMKLLTVITTIFIPLSFIAGVYGMNFRFMPELEWRGAYHVVIALMAVIGVSMFVYFKKKKWI from the coding sequence ATGAGAAAACTCACCGGCAGAGTGTCGAAAAAGAAGGGCCTCCCGCCGGGGACCCTCGTCCACGTCGGCGATAGAAAAACCGAGAAGACAAAAATACTCGTCATCGAGTACAACGAAAACAGCTATAACATCTGCGACACGGAGAGCATCACCGCCTTCAGTTCGCAGATTGAAAACCCAACGGTGCGCTGGATCGACATCGTGGGCATCGACCGCGTCGACGTGGTCGCCGAGGCCGGGAGCGTCTACGACTTCCATCCCCTGGTAATGGAAGACATCCTGAACACCAGCCAGCGACCTAAGCTCGACGACTGGGGAGATTACTCGTTCATCGTCTTAAAGGCGCTGCACTACGACGAGGTCAGCGACGAAATTACCGCCGAACAGGTAAGCCTGGTGCTGAAGGGAGACACCGTTATAAGCTTTCAGGAAATGGAGGGAGACGACTTCCTCCCGGTGATCGACCGCATCATCAACGACAGGGGCAGGATACGAAAGCTCGGCGCGGACTTTCTTGTCTACGCGATAATCGATTCGATCATCGACAATTATTTCGGCATACTGGAGCGGCTGGGCGACCGGATAGAAGCGCTGGAGGACGAACTCCTGAGCGACCCAAAGCGCGAGACAATCCACCGCATCCACGCCCTTAAAAGCGAGATGATTTTCCTCCGGAAATCGGTATGGCCGCTCAGGGAGGTCATAACAAGGCTTGAGCGTGGAGAGGGCGGCGCGTTCAGCGACTCCACGATCGTGTACCTCAAGGACATACGCGACCACATCGTCCAGGTCATCGACACCATCGAGCTCCTCAGGGACATGCTTTCCGGCATGCTCGACATCTACCTTACCAGCGTGAACAACCGCCTAAACGAGGTCATGAAGCTCCTCACAGTCATCACGACGATCTTCATACCGCTCAGCTTTATCGCCGGCGTATACGGAATGAACTTCCGTTTCATGCCCGAGCTCGAGTGGCGCGGGGCCTATCATGTGGTGATCGCCCTCATGGCGGTGATCGGTGTGTCCATGTTCGTTTATTTCAAGAAAAAAAAATGGATATGA
- a CDS encoding M23 family metallopeptidase, giving the protein MSGGWPITNYHIWQAKKALKAIVSLSVIVIVVGNIVAAIFISKVRVDSAAYRLREGFPIFTAHDAYIRLIKSYPHDPGVEIILHAMRMNESYWDVARRYHVTIDTILGANPFLGSLVAREGAIIAVPREDGVLLAVDNFYDVHRMARMVEHDGGIRGDYRQSIFRIISPDNIRFAFLPDARPMLVSEKLQALYNIRRIFQNPIRGGLYSSLYGDRVDPMFEGMAFHNGIDIMTRMGTPIRPAREGMVSFTGWMDGYGQTVVVQHWDGYVTWYGHCSTIKVKRGDWVTRKDVIALVGSTGRSTGSHLHFMTMRHGQMIDPLLFIW; this is encoded by the coding sequence TTGAGCGGCGGCTGGCCCATTACCAACTATCACATATGGCAGGCTAAAAAGGCCCTCAAGGCTATTGTATCCCTTTCTGTCATCGTTATCGTCGTCGGCAACATCGTCGCCGCGATTTTCATCTCGAAGGTGCGCGTCGACAGCGCGGCGTACCGGCTTCGCGAAGGCTTCCCGATCTTCACCGCTCACGACGCGTACATTCGGCTAATCAAATCATATCCGCACGATCCGGGGGTTGAGATCATCCTCCATGCCATGCGCATGAACGAATCGTACTGGGACGTGGCGCGGCGCTATCACGTGACAATCGATACGATCCTCGGGGCCAACCCGTTTCTCGGATCACTCGTCGCGCGCGAGGGCGCCATTATAGCGGTTCCGCGCGAGGACGGCGTGCTTCTGGCGGTTGACAACTTCTACGACGTGCATAGAATGGCCCGAATGGTCGAGCACGACGGCGGCATCAGGGGCGACTACCGTCAGTCGATATTCAGAATCATCTCCCCCGACAACATCCGCTTCGCCTTTCTTCCCGACGCCCGCCCGATGCTGGTAAGCGAAAAACTCCAGGCGCTGTACAACATCAGGCGGATATTCCAGAACCCGATCCGCGGGGGCCTCTATTCCTCACTCTACGGGGACCGCGTGGACCCGATGTTCGAAGGAATGGCCTTCCACAACGGCATCGACATCATGACGCGCATGGGGACCCCGATCCGTCCCGCGCGCGAGGGCATGGTTTCGTTCACGGGCTGGATGGACGGCTACGGCCAGACGGTGGTGGTACAGCACTGGGACGGGTACGTCACCTGGTACGGCCACTGTTCGACAATAAAGGTAAAGCGCGGCGACTGGGTCACCAGGAAGGATGTCATCGCCCTCGTGGGCTCGACCGGCCGTTCGACCGGATCGCACCTTCATTTTATGACCATGCGGCACGGCCAGATGATCGATCCGCTTTTGTTCATCTGGTAG
- a CDS encoding Rrf2 family transcriptional regulator gives MLSQTALYSIRAMSYIAAFGMEKPVLAKTIGEEMDIPLNFLSKIANRLVQAGLLHSVRGKNGGFVLARHPGDIHLGEIVSLFMNLGDIRGCFLGLNRCSTGCAIHEKWTSIVDQFQAIINETTIDQVLKTGECRKAKSSKGGKTHE, from the coding sequence GTGCTTTCACAAACCGCGCTCTATTCGATTCGTGCAATGTCTTATATCGCGGCTTTCGGAATGGAGAAACCCGTACTCGCGAAGACAATCGGTGAGGAAATGGATATACCGCTTAATTTTTTATCCAAGATCGCGAACAGGCTGGTGCAGGCGGGGCTGTTGCATTCGGTGCGCGGTAAAAACGGCGGTTTCGTCCTGGCCCGGCATCCCGGCGATATTCACCTGGGTGAGATCGTGTCGCTCTTCATGAATCTCGGCGATATCAGAGGGTGTTTTTTGGGCTTGAACCGGTGTTCTACCGGGTGTGCGATACACGAAAAATGGACATCGATTGTGGATCAGTTCCAGGCCATCATAAATGAAACGACGATCGACCAGGTGCTGAAAACCGGAGAATGCCGGAAGGCAAAATCATCAAAAGGAGGAAAGACGCATGAGTGA
- a CDS encoding YggS family pyridoxal phosphate-dependent enzyme, with protein MDYFQNYSHIRNRIDDRARAAGRNPENIRIVAVSKTFPPEALLAAIDQGIRLFGESKVQEAKGKIPALSGDFSFHLVGHLQSNKARDAVRLFDLIHSIDKAPTARRVGEEAARIGKMQRILIQVNTSDEDTKSGIDPSGAFELCGEVASIPGIELMGLMTIGPLGGDERAVRASFALLRELRDDIARRLGVRLDELSMGMSGDYLTAVDEGATLVRIGSAIFGERSYGE; from the coding sequence ATGGATTATTTCCAGAACTACAGCCACATTCGAAACAGGATCGACGACCGGGCCCGTGCGGCGGGACGGAATCCGGAGAATATACGAATAGTCGCCGTGTCGAAGACCTTTCCGCCGGAAGCGCTGCTGGCGGCGATCGACCAGGGCATCAGGCTCTTCGGCGAAAGCAAGGTACAGGAGGCGAAGGGCAAGATCCCCGCGCTGTCGGGCGATTTTAGCTTTCACCTTGTCGGCCATCTGCAGTCGAACAAGGCACGGGACGCGGTCCGCCTTTTCGATCTCATCCATTCCATCGACAAGGCCCCCACCGCGCGCAGGGTCGGTGAGGAGGCGGCGCGCATCGGCAAGATGCAAAGGATCCTGATCCAGGTGAACACCTCGGACGAGGACACCAAGAGCGGGATCGATCCCTCGGGCGCATTCGAGCTCTGCGGAGAGGTCGCATCGATCCCCGGCATCGAGCTTATGGGTCTTATGACCATAGGCCCCCTGGGGGGTGACGAGCGCGCGGTGCGCGCTTCGTTCGCGCTGCTTCGGGAGCTTCGCGACGATATCGCCAGGCGTCTGGGGGTCCGCCTCGACGAACTTTCGATGGGTATGTCGGGAGATTATCTTACGGCCGTCGACGAGGGCGCCACGCTGGTGCGCATAGGCAGCGCGATTTTTGGAGAAAGGAGCTACGGGGAATGA
- a CDS encoding Smr/MutS family protein: MSDEPVEIDLDGEIDLHHFHPRDAKAVLREFIDISVKRCKAEVRIVHGRGRSVIKNMVAEELGKNPDVEEFGDDGANWGATRARLRIRE, translated from the coding sequence ATGAGCGATGAACCCGTCGAAATCGATCTGGACGGCGAAATAGACCTCCATCACTTCCATCCCCGCGACGCGAAGGCCGTGCTCAGGGAATTTATTGACATTTCCGTAAAGCGCTGCAAGGCTGAGGTGCGGATCGTGCATGGCAGGGGAAGGTCGGTCATCAAGAATATGGTCGCCGAGGAGCTCGGCAAAAACCCCGACGTCGAGGAATTCGGCGACGACGGCGCGAACTGGGGTGCGACAAGGGCGCGTCTGCGTATCCGTGAATGA
- a CDS encoding SDR family NAD(P)-dependent oxidoreductase — protein sequence MKSLEKKVAVITGAASGIGRSLALGLVKEGCFLALADHNKKGLDETVRMVKEAGGAAMSQVIDVANRSQVERFAAAVIKKYKQADIIVNNAGVTLFGRLEDVSYREIEWIMGINLWGVVYGTRAFLPHLKNRPEAWVVNLSSAFGLIGVPSQTTYCATKFAVRGFTEALQRELKGAKVTAISVHPGGIKTNIAHNAKFASRFGKDAGKKFAKSFDRIARTSADDAANAIIGAIKKKKRRILIGSDAKLIDIVQRLFPTSYGKIMDLLYG from the coding sequence ATGAAGTCACTTGAAAAAAAGGTCGCCGTAATAACCGGCGCCGCGTCCGGTATCGGCCGCAGCCTTGCGCTCGGACTGGTGAAGGAAGGATGCTTTCTTGCGCTTGCCGACCATAATAAAAAGGGGCTCGACGAAACCGTCCGCATGGTCAAGGAGGCCGGAGGTGCGGCCATGTCGCAGGTCATCGATGTCGCCAATCGATCCCAGGTTGAGCGCTTCGCCGCCGCGGTAATTAAAAAATACAAGCAGGCCGACATCATCGTCAACAACGCGGGTGTTACGCTTTTCGGCAGGCTCGAGGATGTGAGTTATCGTGAAATCGAGTGGATAATGGGCATCAACCTGTGGGGGGTGGTGTACGGCACGCGCGCCTTCCTTCCCCATCTCAAAAACCGCCCCGAGGCGTGGGTGGTGAACCTCTCGAGCGCGTTCGGACTTATCGGCGTGCCCTCTCAGACCACCTATTGCGCAACTAAATTCGCGGTGAGGGGCTTCACCGAGGCGCTCCAGCGCGAGCTGAAGGGCGCAAAGGTCACCGCCATCTCCGTTCATCCCGGGGGGATTAAGACAAATATAGCGCATAACGCGAAATTCGCCTCGCGGTTCGGGAAGGACGCCGGCAAGAAGTTCGCCAAAAGCTTCGATCGCATAGCGCGGACGAGCGCGGACGATGCCGCGAATGCGATAATCGGCGCCATAAAAAAGAAGAAAAGGCGCATTCTCATCGGATCGGATGCGAAGCTCATCGACATCGTACAGCGTCTCTTTCCGACGTCGTACGGAAAAATCATGGACCTCCTGTACGGGTAG
- the proC gene encoding pyrroline-5-carboxylate reductase, which produces MSLAGHTIGIIGAGNMGGAIAAGLSRAPGGVRIRCFDSDAARSEALVRGFGVETASSIGELAGACGIIILAVKPDALQAVLKELKGISPGKLVVSVVAGASTELMEKTLPPAQKVVRVMPNTPAMVGEGMTVLSAGAHADADSMALAEELFLNIGKTMVLPERLMNAVTGLSGSGPAYAFTMIQAMADGGVKTGIPRERAILLAAQTVLGAARMVLETGDDPAVLRGRVASPGGTTIEGLHVMDRAGFSGIVMDAVEAAALKSAKLGEKY; this is translated from the coding sequence ATGAGTCTCGCCGGGCACACAATCGGCATCATCGGCGCCGGCAACATGGGCGGCGCGATCGCAGCGGGGCTCTCCCGGGCGCCGGGCGGAGTACGCATTCGCTGTTTCGACTCCGATGCGGCCCGCTCCGAGGCGCTTGTGCGCGGCTTCGGCGTTGAGACGGCCTCCTCCATCGGTGAGCTGGCCGGCGCGTGCGGCATCATCATCCTGGCGGTCAAACCCGACGCGCTGCAGGCGGTGCTGAAGGAGCTCAAGGGGATTTCGCCCGGGAAGCTCGTCGTCTCCGTCGTCGCGGGCGCTTCGACCGAACTTATGGAAAAAACGCTGCCCCCCGCGCAGAAGGTCGTCCGTGTCATGCCCAACACACCGGCCATGGTCGGAGAAGGCATGACGGTGCTGTCGGCGGGCGCTCACGCTGACGCGGACTCCATGGCCCTTGCCGAGGAATTGTTTTTGAATATCGGAAAGACGATGGTGCTGCCCGAGCGCCTGATGAACGCGGTTACGGGCCTTTCCGGAAGCGGGCCCGCCTACGCCTTCACGATGATCCAGGCGATGGCCGACGGCGGCGTGAAGACGGGCATCCCCCGCGAGCGGGCGATCCTGCTTGCCGCGCAGACGGTGCTGGGCGCGGCGCGAATGGTGCTCGAGACCGGGGACGATCCGGCCGTGCTTCGCGGCAGGGTCGCATCCCCGGGCGGGACCACCATAGAGGGGCTGCACGTTATGGATCGCGCGGGGTTCTCCGGCATTGTGATGGACGCCGTCGAGGCCGCGGCGCTGAAATCCGCGAAGTTAGGAGAGAAATATTGA
- a CDS encoding DMT family transporter: protein MVHPHAGELFALLTALCWTVAAMSFEAAGRRVGSLAVNFIRLVLALLFHAVFSLLMRGSLFPLDAPSHAWLWLSLSGLVGFTIGDLLLFRALVVVGARVSMLMMALVPPITALIGWAALGETLSARSMAGMAITVAGIILVVLKREKGSRRFALTHSITGILLAFGGALGQAGGLILSKYGMSDYDPFASTQIRVIAGTVGFAALFSIMGFWPRVASGLKNPPAMSRITLGAFFGPFLGVSFSLFAVQRTATGIASTIMGIVPVLIIAPAMLIFREKITAREMAGSALAVSGVALFFG from the coding sequence ATGGTACATCCTCATGCCGGCGAATTATTCGCCCTCCTGACAGCCCTCTGCTGGACCGTGGCCGCCATGTCGTTCGAGGCGGCGGGCAGACGCGTGGGGTCGCTCGCGGTCAATTTCATCCGCCTCGTTCTCGCTCTGCTCTTCCATGCGGTTTTTTCGCTCTTAATGCGGGGCTCGCTCTTTCCGCTCGACGCACCCTCGCACGCATGGCTCTGGCTCTCGCTATCCGGACTGGTGGGCTTTACCATCGGCGACTTGCTCCTCTTCCGGGCGCTCGTGGTGGTCGGTGCGCGCGTGTCGATGCTCATGATGGCGCTGGTGCCGCCTATCACCGCGCTTATCGGATGGGCGGCGCTCGGGGAGACGCTCTCCGCGCGAAGCATGGCCGGCATGGCGATTACGGTAGCGGGGATCATCCTGGTCGTGCTTAAAAGGGAAAAGGGAAGCCGGCGCTTCGCGCTGACGCACTCCATTACCGGAATACTCCTCGCCTTCGGAGGGGCGCTGGGACAGGCGGGCGGGCTTATACTCAGTAAGTACGGCATGTCCGACTACGACCCGTTCGCATCAACGCAGATACGGGTAATCGCCGGCACGGTCGGTTTCGCCGCCCTTTTCAGCATCATGGGTTTCTGGCCGCGCGTGGCGTCCGGGCTTAAAAACCCGCCCGCGATGTCGCGCATAACGCTCGGTGCCTTTTTCGGCCCCTTTCTCGGGGTTTCGTTTTCACTTTTCGCCGTTCAGCGCACCGCCACGGGAATCGCCTCGACCATCATGGGAATAGTCCCCGTACTAATCATCGCGCCGGCGATGCTCATCTTTCGCGAGAAGATTACCGCCCGCGAGATGGCCGGTTCGGCCCTCGCCGTTTCCGGGGTCGCGCTTTTCTTCGGCTGA
- a CDS encoding DUF438 domain-containing protein: protein MSELIDNAKKKREILKDLIRRLHDGQAESEVRSQLQQLLGSIPYEDVVKAEQELINEGLPAEEVIKLCDVHTSVLKGSIDQSGTKDAPEGHPVHTFRQENIALNREAGALGALYEKAPAIGRDGAEGYINTMRGHFNALMDVDKHYRRKEYLLFPFLEKHGITGPPKVMWAKHDEARAMLKKALAALETALKNPENLQRLVDADLKPASGAVLDMIYKEEQILLPTSIDTLGEDEWYEVYRQSDEIGYCLYDPKTKWMPEKISAEAMTSAAVAKSGRIQLPSGSFTAQELTAMLNSLPVDITFVDADDTVRYFSQGPHRIFDRNRAILGRKVQLCHPPHSVNIVERIIRDFRIGAEDSAAFWIRMNKRFIHIEYFALRDEEGAYLGTMEVSQDLTEKRRLEGEQRLLNYK from the coding sequence ATGAGTGAACTTATCGACAACGCGAAGAAGAAGCGGGAAATACTTAAAGACCTTATACGCAGGCTGCACGACGGCCAGGCCGAGAGCGAGGTGCGAAGCCAGTTGCAGCAGTTGCTGGGAAGCATCCCTTACGAGGACGTCGTGAAGGCGGAACAGGAGCTCATCAACGAGGGCCTTCCCGCGGAGGAGGTGATCAAGCTTTGCGATGTGCACACATCCGTACTGAAGGGGAGCATCGACCAGTCGGGCACAAAAGACGCTCCCGAAGGCCACCCGGTCCATACGTTCCGCCAGGAGAACATCGCGCTCAACCGGGAGGCGGGAGCGCTCGGGGCGCTGTATGAGAAGGCGCCAGCCATCGGCCGTGATGGCGCGGAGGGGTATATCAATACGATGCGCGGGCACTTCAATGCGCTTATGGATGTTGACAAGCACTACCGGAGAAAGGAATACCTGCTCTTTCCATTTCTCGAAAAACACGGGATAACGGGACCGCCCAAGGTGATGTGGGCCAAGCACGACGAGGCGCGGGCCATGCTGAAGAAGGCGCTTGCCGCCCTGGAGACCGCCCTGAAAAATCCGGAGAACCTACAAAGGCTTGTCGATGCGGATCTCAAGCCGGCCTCCGGGGCGGTGCTCGACATGATCTACAAGGAGGAGCAGATCCTCCTGCCGACGAGCATTGACACGCTTGGCGAGGATGAATGGTACGAGGTTTACCGCCAGAGCGACGAGATCGGGTATTGCCTGTACGATCCGAAGACGAAGTGGATGCCGGAGAAGATTTCCGCTGAAGCGATGACGAGCGCGGCGGTCGCAAAGAGCGGCCGTATCCAGCTTCCTTCGGGAAGCTTCACCGCGCAGGAGCTTACCGCCATGCTGAACTCTCTTCCGGTCGACATCACCTTCGTCGATGCGGACGACACCGTGCGCTATTTCTCCCAGGGTCCCCATCGCATCTTCGATCGGAACCGCGCCATACTGGGAAGAAAGGTGCAGCTCTGTCATCCGCCGCACAGCGTGAACATCGTCGAGCGCATAATCAGAGATTTTCGCATCGGCGCGGAGGACAGTGCGGCCTTCTGGATACGGATGAATAAGAGGTTCATTCATATCGAATACTTCGCGCTGCGGGACGAGGAGGGCGCTTACCTGGGAACTATGGAGGTCTCCCAGGACCTTACGGAGAAGCGCCGTCTGGAAGGAGAGCAGCGTCTGTTGAACTACAAATAA
- a CDS encoding Smr/MutS family protein has translation MHADERLHSVLEWDSIVAEIAARCASDPGKKAASGLVPLAPDLIRKRLRKISEIRGLIERGGSFDFRGLRDIEDPVNRAAKGAVLGLPELFTLRSFIMVSQRIQAFLKQYDDALPSLAEERERLDPLKREGEVLIPAITDNGELNDGRFPKLRRIRSDIYQTRGEIEKRMNAMVHSAALEKALQEKVFTTRNDRYVLLVKSTMRSRVRGAGLDVSASGATLFIEPEEIQPLNNRLIGLNFDLQIETSRIMRELSRQVGSGAAGLVENLSILAGLDLLAGAARFSTAIRASEPELTDEPVMRLYGARHPLLYLMLGDAVVANDLTLGESYNCLIISGANTGGKTVLLKTAGLCALMLRHGLHIPAGPDSRMGIFDPIMADIGDDQSIQQSLSSFSGQIVILKEMMDRARSSALILIDEIVVGTNPRQGASLAQAVVETLAATGARIIVTTHYNELKELASRDERFKNASVSFDPETLAPAYRLMTGIPGVSYALEIARIYGIPEDILGRAKALLDEREISVEALIEKTQKHEQEIAGERERLAEARAAATREKERYIDLQRKQAELIENITRGEGTLFLDEIKEHRRSIAARIRELQQADLRSAGEFRRDIGEIQKAIETEIADSARKRFSRDYAPLDPALTKAGDRVFIVSLEKEAVIESLDLDGESAELRLGNSIRARFKFRDILARAERGAPAPSPKKGAGKTGKKEPLAAAKPVPLTVQTSYNTIDLRGLRVDEALERMGRDLDRMVRSGIRSVIIIHGHGTGALKEAVRAQLAHSSYVSDFRSGEYGEGGDGVSIALLGD, from the coding sequence ATGCATGCCGACGAGCGACTCCATTCGGTACTCGAGTGGGACTCGATCGTTGCCGAGATCGCGGCGAGGTGCGCCTCCGACCCCGGCAAAAAGGCGGCCTCCGGACTGGTTCCGCTGGCCCCCGATCTCATCCGAAAGCGCCTGCGCAAGATAAGCGAAATACGCGGGCTCATCGAGCGCGGCGGATCATTCGACTTCAGGGGACTTCGCGACATCGAGGACCCCGTCAACCGCGCGGCGAAGGGAGCGGTGCTCGGCCTTCCCGAACTCTTCACACTGCGCTCGTTCATCATGGTCTCGCAGCGCATCCAGGCCTTCCTGAAGCAGTACGACGACGCGCTCCCCTCCCTGGCCGAAGAGCGCGAGCGTCTCGATCCCCTCAAAAGAGAGGGAGAGGTCCTAATCCCCGCAATCACCGATAACGGCGAGTTGAACGACGGCCGGTTCCCGAAGCTGCGACGCATTCGAAGCGACATTTACCAGACGCGCGGCGAAATCGAAAAGCGCATGAACGCGATGGTCCACTCGGCCGCGCTCGAAAAGGCGTTACAGGAGAAGGTATTCACCACGCGCAATGACCGCTACGTGCTCCTTGTTAAATCGACCATGCGAAGCCGGGTCCGCGGCGCCGGCCTGGACGTCTCGGCCAGCGGCGCGACGCTCTTTATCGAGCCCGAGGAAATTCAACCGCTCAACAACCGCCTTATCGGACTCAATTTCGACCTCCAGATCGAAACATCGCGCATCATGCGCGAGCTTTCCCGGCAGGTGGGAAGCGGCGCCGCCGGGCTCGTCGAAAACCTCTCCATCCTGGCCGGGCTCGACCTCCTGGCGGGGGCGGCGCGCTTCTCGACGGCCATTCGCGCCAGCGAACCCGAGCTTACCGACGAGCCGGTCATGCGCCTTTATGGCGCGAGGCACCCCCTGCTCTACCTCATGCTCGGAGACGCCGTTGTGGCGAACGACCTTACCCTTGGCGAGTCGTACAACTGTCTCATCATTTCGGGGGCGAACACAGGCGGCAAGACCGTGCTCCTGAAAACGGCCGGGCTCTGCGCGCTTATGCTGCGTCACGGACTGCACATCCCCGCGGGGCCGGATTCGCGCATGGGGATTTTCGATCCGATCATGGCGGACATAGGCGATGACCAGAGCATACAGCAGTCGCTTTCATCGTTCAGCGGACAGATCGTCATCCTTAAAGAAATGATGGACAGAGCGCGCTCATCGGCTCTCATCCTCATCGACGAGATTGTGGTGGGTACCAATCCACGGCAGGGCGCCTCGCTCGCGCAGGCTGTGGTGGAAACGCTTGCCGCAACCGGCGCCAGAATCATCGTGACCACGCACTACAACGAGCTCAAGGAGCTCGCTTCGCGCGACGAACGCTTTAAGAACGCCTCCGTTTCGTTTGATCCCGAAACGCTGGCGCCCGCCTACCGCCTCATGACCGGGATTCCCGGCGTAAGCTATGCGCTGGAGATCGCGCGGATATACGGCATCCCCGAGGACATCCTCGGCCGTGCCAAGGCCCTGCTCGACGAACGGGAAATCAGCGTAGAGGCGCTCATCGAGAAGACCCAGAAACATGAACAGGAAATCGCCGGCGAGCGCGAGCGCCTTGCCGAAGCGAGGGCCGCCGCAACACGCGAGAAGGAGCGCTATATTGACCTTCAGCGGAAACAGGCCGAGCTGATTGAAAACATCACCCGGGGAGAGGGAACGCTCTTCCTCGACGAAATAAAAGAGCACCGGCGTTCGATCGCAGCGAGGATACGTGAACTCCAGCAGGCGGACCTTCGCTCGGCCGGCGAGTTTCGGCGCGATATAGGTGAGATTCAGAAAGCGATTGAGACCGAGATCGCTGACAGCGCGCGGAAGCGGTTTTCTCGCGACTACGCGCCGCTCGACCCCGCCTTGACGAAAGCCGGCGACCGCGTATTCATCGTATCGCTCGAGAAAGAGGCTGTGATAGAGAGCCTCGATTTAGACGGCGAGAGCGCCGAGCTGCGGCTTGGAAATTCCATCCGCGCGCGCTTTAAATTCCGCGACATTCTCGCACGAGCGGAGAGAGGAGCGCCCGCGCCGTCCCCGAAAAAGGGCGCCGGGAAAACCGGCAAAAAAGAGCCGTTGGCCGCGGCAAAACCTGTGCCGTTGACGGTGCAGACGAGCTACAATACCATCGACCTTCGGGGGCTTCGCGTCGACGAAGCGCTCGAGCGCATGGGACGCGACCTGGACCGCATGGTACGCTCGGGCATCCGCTCGGTCATCATCATCCACGGGCACGGGACCGGAGCGCTGAAAGAGGCCGTGCGCGCGCAGCTCGCCCACTCATCCTACGTCAGCGACTTCCGTTCGGGCGAGTACGGCGAGGGAGGCGACGGCGTCTCAATCGCCCTGCTGGGGGATTGA
- a CDS encoding TerC family protein codes for MVNPYLLWGGFVLFIVGLLVLDLKVLQKDDRDIKVREALAWTGFWIVLALCFNAGVYYFEGSQKALEFLTAYLIEKSLSVDNIFVFLMIFSYFGIPAKYQHRVLFWGILGALIMRAAFILVGVALVTRIHWIIYVFGAFLIFIGIKMALEKEKEIHPEKNPVLKLFRRFMPVTKEFYGHHFFVRKAGRVAATPLFIALLVIEATDVVFAVDSIPAVLAISHDPFIVYTSNVFAILGLRALYFAVAGVMRLFHYLNYGLAFILVFVGCKMMLSDIVKIPVAIALGVIAGVLAVSVIASVLFPKKLEQAPSGTPAK; via the coding sequence ATGGTAAATCCATATCTCCTGTGGGGCGGCTTCGTCCTCTTCATCGTCGGCCTGCTGGTCCTCGACCTCAAAGTGCTTCAAAAAGATGATCGCGATATAAAGGTGCGGGAGGCGCTCGCATGGACCGGGTTCTGGATTGTCCTCGCTCTCTGCTTCAACGCGGGCGTCTATTATTTCGAGGGGTCCCAGAAGGCACTCGAGTTCCTGACCGCGTACCTTATCGAGAAATCCCTGAGTGTCGACAACATATTCGTGTTCCTGATGATCTTCTCGTACTTCGGAATTCCCGCAAAGTACCAGCACAGGGTGCTGTTCTGGGGGATCCTCGGCGCGCTCATCATGCGCGCGGCGTTCATACTGGTCGGCGTCGCGCTCGTCACGCGGATCCACTGGATCATCTACGTTTTCGGCGCGTTTCTGATCTTCATCGGGATAAAAATGGCGCTGGAAAAGGAGAAGGAGATACATCCGGAGAAAAATCCCGTGCTGAAATTATTCCGCCGGTTCATGCCGGTGACCAAAGAATTCTACGGGCATCACTTCTTTGTTCGGAAAGCGGGCCGTGTAGCGGCGACGCCCCTTTTTATCGCCCTGCTCGTCATTGAAGCCACCGATGTCGTGTTCGCGGTGGATTCAATACCCGCCGTCCTGGCGATCAGCCACGACCCCTTCATCGTGTACACCTCGAACGTGTTCGCGATCCTGGGACTTCGGGCCCTCTATTTCGCCGTTGCCGGCGTTATGCGGCTTTTCCATTACCTGAATTACGGCCTCGCCTTCATTCTGGTTTTTGTCGGCTGTAAAATGATGCTTTCGGATATCGTCAAGATCCCCGTCGCCATCGCCCTTGGCGTTATCGCGGGCGTGCTGGCCGTCTCGGTAATCGCATCGGTCCTGTTCCCGAAAAAGTTGGAACAGGCGCCCAGCGGGACCCCGGCGAAATGA